One genomic segment of Thermovibrio guaymasensis includes these proteins:
- a CDS encoding metallophosphoesterase family protein gives MRVGIISDIHANIHALKEVDRKLKEEGVDEVWCLGDTVGYGAFPNECLDWVRENCSIVLLGNHELVVLGYYDESLLNEYAAASLIWTKERLKAENVEFLKKLSVQHLTDCCQLVHDTPESPGSMKYILSKNDAYYALLKQLRSLCFFGHTHIPAAYRLWGPEVDKVSANPLYVRAGRYLINPGSVGQPRDKDPRASFGIFDLESKSFKLYRVEYNFKVAAREILRAGLPEFLAARLVLGV, from the coding sequence TTGAGAGTAGGAATAATATCGGATATTCACGCTAATATCCACGCCTTAAAAGAAGTTGATAGAAAGCTAAAGGAGGAAGGAGTTGATGAAGTTTGGTGCTTGGGGGATACTGTAGGTTATGGGGCCTTTCCAAACGAGTGTCTTGATTGGGTAAGGGAGAACTGTAGTATCGTTCTACTTGGAAACCACGAGCTTGTAGTTCTTGGCTACTATGATGAGAGTCTTTTAAACGAATATGCTGCGGCCTCACTTATCTGGACTAAGGAGAGGTTGAAAGCAGAAAACGTTGAGTTTCTAAAGAAACTCTCGGTCCAGCACCTAACCGACTGTTGCCAGCTGGTCCACGATACACCAGAAAGTCCGGGGAGCATGAAGTATATCCTTTCAAAAAACGATGCTTACTATGCCCTTTTGAAACAACTAAGAAGCCTATGCTTTTTCGGTCATACTCATATTCCAGCGGCTTACCGTCTTTGGGGACCTGAAGTTGACAAGGTTTCTGCTAATCCCCTTTACGTAAGGGCAGGAAGGTATCTAATTAATCCCGGTAGCGTCGGTCAGCCGAGGGATAAGGATCCGAGAGCTTCCTTTGGGATATTTGACCTTGAAAGTAAGAGTTTTAAGCTTTATCGGGTAGAATACAACTTTAAAGTTGCAGCGAGGGAGATTTTAAGGGCAGGGCTTCCGGAATTCCTTGCAGCAAGGCTGGTTTTGGGGGTTTAG
- a CDS encoding UbiX family flavin prenyltransferase, whose protein sequence is MDRVVVGITGASGSIYGKRLVEVLVANSYRVDLIFSETGRRVFEFETGVSVDKFVNSLPKDLVNLYRPDDLFAPPSSGSHQVKGAVVIPCSAGTLGHIASGSTVNLIHRAVDVNLKEGRPVILVFRETPINRIHAENILRVIDSGVTVLPASPGFYSKPKGVMELVDFIVERALRLLLKKEFGLIRNWGAP, encoded by the coding sequence TTGGACAGGGTCGTTGTCGGGATAACGGGAGCAAGTGGTTCTATTTACGGTAAGAGGCTTGTTGAGGTTCTAGTGGCAAACTCTTACCGGGTGGACTTAATCTTCTCAGAAACGGGAAGGAGGGTGTTTGAGTTTGAGACTGGAGTTTCAGTTGATAAGTTTGTAAATTCCCTTCCAAAAGACCTGGTTAACCTCTACAGACCAGATGACCTCTTTGCTCCTCCATCAAGCGGTTCCCATCAAGTTAAGGGGGCCGTTGTTATTCCCTGTTCGGCAGGGACTCTCGGCCATATAGCTTCTGGTTCAACTGTTAACCTTATTCACAGGGCTGTGGACGTAAACTTAAAAGAGGGTAGACCTGTTATCCTTGTCTTCAGGGAAACTCCTATTAATAGAATACACGCTGAGAACATCTTAAGAGTTATTGATTCTGGAGTTACCGTTCTTCCGGCATCTCCCGGTTTTTACAGTAAACCTAAAGGAGTTATGGAGCTCGTTGACTTTATAGTTGAGAGGGCTTTGAGGCTTCTCCTTAAGAAGGAGTTTGGGTTGATTAGGAACTGGGGAGCTCCTTAA
- a CDS encoding FAD/NAD(P)-binding protein — translation MKKSLEKLLNKPLPADPFLPQKVVITDVEELAPEHKKFTFSFLEPSSCERWNHIPGQFVMLTVPKAGEIPISICSSPTRKGVIELTVRKVGRKTEVLHSLGPGSVVALRGPYGNGFPIGIMENHNVLIIAGGLGIAPLRSLIWYILDRRHLFKEVYLLYGTRNYSSVLYKDELSRLKERKDIKCLYILDRLETPEDEEWSQGREGLITDLIPEVSLEPKETYVAVCGPPIAYKFIGKELLKNGYPESQIFVSLERKMECGIGKCGHCQIGYKFACVDGPIFPLWDTKNLPEMI, via the coding sequence ATGAAAAAGAGCTTAGAGAAGCTGTTAAATAAGCCCCTTCCTGCTGATCCGTTTTTACCCCAGAAGGTAGTTATAACCGATGTGGAGGAGCTAGCTCCTGAACATAAGAAGTTCACCTTCTCATTCCTTGAACCTAGCTCCTGCGAGAGGTGGAACCACATTCCCGGCCAGTTTGTAATGCTTACTGTACCTAAGGCCGGAGAGATACCGATTTCTATCTGTTCGTCCCCAACGAGGAAAGGTGTTATAGAGCTTACAGTTAGAAAAGTTGGTAGGAAGACGGAGGTTCTCCACTCCTTAGGCCCTGGAAGCGTAGTTGCACTGAGAGGACCTTACGGTAACGGTTTTCCGATTGGAATTATGGAAAACCACAACGTTTTGATAATAGCCGGAGGTTTAGGTATAGCTCCACTTCGCTCTTTAATCTGGTACATCCTTGATAGACGCCATCTCTTTAAGGAAGTTTACCTCCTCTACGGAACGAGGAACTACTCCTCTGTTCTCTATAAAGATGAGCTCTCCAGGCTTAAGGAGAGGAAGGATATAAAGTGCCTTTACATCCTTGATAGGTTGGAGACTCCCGAGGATGAGGAGTGGAGCCAGGGAAGGGAAGGACTCATTACGGATCTTATCCCTGAAGTTTCCCTTGAGCCGAAAGAGACTTACGTTGCCGTGTGCGGTCCGCCCATTGCTTATAAGTTCATAGGGAAAGAGCTCTTGAAAAATGGTTATCCTGAAAGCCAAATTTTCGTTTCTCTAGAGAGGAAAATGGAGTGTGGCATCGGTAAGTGTGGCCACTGTCAAATTGGATACAAGTTTGCCTGCGTTGATGGTCCAATTTTCCCTCTGTGGGATACAAAAAACCTTCCGGAGATGATTTAG
- a CDS encoding Ni/Fe hydrogenase subunit alpha — translation MKKELNVNHLTRVEGHGAVDIVIENSRLSEIRLRFAEGPRFFEVITKDRLYTEIPKIVSRICGICYVSHRLAAVFAIEDAFRVKVNRGIELLRSLLTVGEFLESHSLHIYFLALPDYMGYPSTLAMVKDYPNVVKRGFKLKEVGNRIMKLIGGKTVHGENILVGGFASIPSREELEEVGRSLLKLIPEIESTLFFLDGLEYPEFESSHEMEMCLNSPSPSLFSSEVSLSDGTNFTKREYELFVREEVSPYSTAKVSKVKGKPFLIGPLARVNRLELHPKVLELTKRLKHSFPSKNSHLANLARAVELLDVAYRGVEFVEELLSLYPFEPTVEVNPREGTGFGVKEAPRGTLYHKYTFDSKGRCIGANIITPTAQLQSVIEDDLRALVETSLDSEDSEIKKRAEVLIRAYDP, via the coding sequence ATGAAAAAGGAGCTTAACGTTAATCACTTAACTAGGGTTGAGGGACACGGAGCGGTAGATATAGTTATTGAGAATTCAAGGCTTTCTGAAATCAGGTTAAGGTTTGCTGAAGGTCCTAGGTTCTTTGAAGTTATAACCAAAGATAGGCTCTATACTGAGATACCAAAAATAGTTTCTAGGATCTGCGGAATCTGTTACGTTTCCCACAGGCTGGCCGCTGTTTTTGCCATTGAAGATGCCTTTAGGGTTAAGGTAAACAGAGGGATTGAACTTTTAAGGAGTTTGTTAACCGTTGGGGAATTCTTGGAGAGCCACTCCCTTCACATTTACTTCCTTGCCCTTCCTGACTACATGGGGTACCCGTCAACTTTGGCTATGGTTAAAGATTACCCGAACGTGGTAAAGAGGGGTTTTAAGCTGAAGGAAGTTGGAAACAGGATAATGAAGTTAATCGGCGGTAAAACTGTTCACGGTGAGAATATACTAGTTGGCGGTTTTGCCTCTATTCCTTCTCGGGAGGAGTTAGAGGAGGTAGGAAGGAGCCTTTTAAAGTTAATACCTGAGATTGAATCTACCTTATTCTTTCTTGACGGCCTTGAGTATCCGGAGTTTGAGTCTTCCCACGAGATGGAAATGTGCCTTAATTCGCCATCTCCTTCACTCTTTTCTTCAGAGGTTTCCCTTTCCGATGGAACAAATTTCACAAAGAGGGAGTATGAACTCTTTGTAAGAGAGGAGGTATCCCCTTACAGTACCGCAAAAGTTTCAAAGGTAAAAGGAAAGCCTTTCTTAATAGGCCCTCTTGCAAGGGTTAACAGGCTTGAACTTCACCCGAAGGTTCTGGAATTAACAAAGAGGTTGAAACACTCTTTCCCTTCTAAAAACAGCCACTTGGCAAACCTTGCAAGGGCAGTTGAGCTCCTTGATGTTGCTTACAGGGGAGTTGAGTTTGTTGAAGAGCTCCTTTCTCTCTATCCTTTTGAGCCTACGGTTGAGGTTAATCCGAGGGAAGGAACAGGTTTTGGAGTTAAAGAAGCTCCAAGGGGAACTCTCTACCACAAGTACACCTTTGATTCAAAGGGAAGGTGTATCGGAGCAAACATAATAACTCCGACTGCTCAGCTTCAGTCTGTAATTGAGGATGATTTAAGGGCTC
- a CDS encoding amino acid--tRNA ligase-related protein, with protein MLETIIARNRLKESIRELFLSWGFTEVETPTLIPYCNPDNNVENVRTEFKDFQGKKHTWFLHTSPEFFMKRLIWLGAERIFQITKVFRSGEITPLHQVEFTMVEWYRVGEDFKKGMEETEEIVKRGAEEFGVKEITFRGNKTSLKEFKRISVKEAFEEFAGVNVLDREQVIKISGEKDYEGAFFKLLVDRVEPKLAQLPHPVFLFGYPEEFSAMAEVENGIAQRFELYIAGVELANGYTELRDYGSYREKFEKKGICALDKRFLELLKRKPLPKCEGVALGFDRLLMLLLGKENLEEVIPFSTSKLLKELPSS; from the coding sequence ATGTTAGAAACCATTATAGCCAGAAATAGACTAAAGGAAAGTATAAGGGAGCTCTTTTTAAGCTGGGGATTTACCGAAGTTGAAACTCCCACTTTAATACCTTACTGTAACCCTGACAACAACGTTGAAAACGTAAGGACCGAGTTTAAAGACTTCCAAGGGAAAAAGCATACCTGGTTCCTCCATACATCCCCCGAATTCTTCATGAAAAGGTTAATTTGGTTGGGGGCAGAGAGAATCTTTCAGATTACAAAAGTTTTTAGAAGCGGAGAGATTACTCCCCTCCACCAGGTAGAGTTTACTATGGTTGAATGGTACAGGGTTGGAGAAGACTTTAAAAAAGGCATGGAAGAAACTGAGGAGATAGTTAAAAGGGGAGCTGAAGAGTTTGGGGTTAAAGAGATCACTTTTAGAGGAAATAAAACAAGCCTAAAGGAATTTAAAAGGATAAGCGTAAAAGAGGCATTTGAGGAATTTGCAGGCGTTAACGTACTTGATAGAGAACAAGTCATAAAGATATCCGGAGAAAAAGACTACGAAGGTGCATTCTTTAAGCTCTTAGTAGATAGAGTTGAGCCAAAACTGGCTCAACTTCCGCACCCTGTTTTCCTGTTTGGATATCCGGAGGAGTTCTCTGCAATGGCTGAAGTAGAGAACGGAATTGCCCAGAGGTTTGAGCTTTACATCGCGGGAGTTGAACTTGCAAACGGTTACACAGAGCTAAGGGACTACGGAAGCTACAGGGAAAAGTTTGAAAAGAAGGGAATTTGTGCATTGGATAAGAGGTTTTTGGAACTACTAAAGAGGAAACCCCTTCCTAAATGTGAAGGAGTTGCACTGGGGTTTGATAGACTTTTAATGCTCCTACTAGGAAAGGAGAACTTGGAGGAAGTTATTCCATTTTCAACGTCAAAACTCCTTAAGGAGCTCCCCAGTTCCTAA
- a CDS encoding aldehyde dehydrogenase family protein: protein MKGYMLIGGKRVFKKEEIEIRFPYDNSLVGTIPRGDERDAQLAVEVAEVGFKKLKEMTAYERFRALEKAARIISKRSQEFAQLLTLEVGKTIKESMGEVGRAVNTLTLSAEEAKRVLGEEVPFEGAPGVKGKVGFYRRVPIGVIGCITPFNFPLNLTCHKVGPALAAGNSVVIKPSENTSLTVIKLAEVLIEAGFPPEAVNVLTGYGEEVGDALVRNSKVRMITFTGSVETGKVIMSRGGLKKYAMELGSNAGVYVDRDQSSRLKELAERIGRGGFTLAGQVCISVQRVFVHSEVYDGFLKELSSFAEGLKVGDPRSEDTDVGPVIDKGAADRIMDWIEEALSKGAELVCGGKRLSDTLIEPTVIRDVPRDSKLFRKEVFGPVIVVNRVSSLEEAIEMINDSPYGLQAGIFTNDLKGAMKFAQEVECGGITVNEIPTFRVDQMPYGGVKESGIGREGPKFAVEEMTEIKTICFDLNY from the coding sequence ATGAAGGGATACATGCTTATAGGCGGTAAGAGGGTCTTTAAGAAGGAAGAGATAGAGATCAGATTTCCCTACGATAACTCCTTAGTTGGGACGATTCCGAGGGGTGATGAGAGGGATGCTCAACTTGCTGTTGAAGTAGCAGAAGTAGGTTTTAAAAAGCTCAAGGAAATGACGGCCTACGAGAGGTTTAGAGCCCTTGAGAAGGCAGCAAGGATCATATCAAAAAGGTCTCAGGAGTTTGCTCAACTTTTAACGCTGGAAGTTGGGAAAACTATTAAGGAGTCAATGGGGGAAGTCGGAAGGGCCGTTAATACGCTTACCCTTTCTGCAGAAGAGGCAAAGAGGGTTCTAGGGGAGGAAGTCCCTTTTGAGGGAGCTCCTGGAGTAAAGGGAAAGGTAGGCTTTTATAGAAGAGTTCCCATTGGAGTTATTGGGTGCATTACTCCTTTTAACTTTCCTCTAAACCTTACCTGCCATAAAGTAGGTCCTGCTTTGGCTGCAGGAAATTCTGTAGTCATAAAACCCTCTGAAAATACCTCACTAACAGTTATAAAGCTTGCAGAAGTTCTAATAGAGGCAGGTTTCCCTCCCGAGGCAGTTAACGTTTTAACCGGATACGGTGAAGAGGTTGGAGATGCTCTGGTTAGAAACTCAAAGGTAAGGATGATTACCTTTACGGGTAGCGTAGAAACTGGAAAGGTTATTATGAGCCGAGGGGGGCTGAAGAAGTACGCTATGGAGCTAGGTTCTAACGCTGGAGTTTATGTTGATAGGGACCAAAGCTCAAGGTTAAAGGAACTAGCAGAGAGGATAGGAAGGGGTGGTTTTACGCTTGCCGGTCAGGTGTGTATTTCCGTTCAAAGGGTATTTGTCCACTCTGAAGTTTACGATGGCTTTTTGAAGGAGCTCTCCTCATTTGCAGAAGGCCTTAAAGTTGGTGATCCTCGCAGTGAGGATACCGACGTTGGCCCGGTTATTGATAAAGGAGCAGCCGATAGGATAATGGACTGGATAGAGGAAGCCTTAAGTAAAGGTGCAGAGCTCGTGTGTGGAGGAAAGAGGTTATCCGATACCCTGATAGAGCCTACCGTTATTAGGGACGTTCCAAGGGATTCAAAGCTATTTAGGAAGGAGGTTTTCGGTCCGGTTATAGTTGTTAACAGGGTTTCTTCCCTTGAAGAGGCAATTGAGATGATTAACGACTCTCCTTACGGCCTTCAGGCTGGAATCTTTACAAATGACCTAAAGGGAGCCATGAAGTTTGCCCAGGAAGTTGAGTGTGGCGGAATAACGGTTAACGAGATTCCAACCTTTAGAGTAGATCAGATGCCCTACGGAGGGGTTAAAGAGAGCGGTATAGGTAGGGAAGGGCCTAAGTTTGCAGTTGAGGAGATGACAGAGATAAAAACTATTTGCTTTGACCTTAACTACTGA
- the coaD gene encoding pantetheine-phosphate adenylyltransferase → MIKRAIYPGTFDPVTFGHLDIVRRGLELFPELIVGIAENPKKKPLFTLQERKEMFEESLKEVGLEGKVKVKTFNSLLVEFAKKEGAVAILRGIRIVSDMDHEFTMASLNRKLYPEIETVFLMPSDDYAYLSSSAVREIASYGGDVSQFVTKAVERRLKEKFKK, encoded by the coding sequence ATGATTAAAAGAGCCATATACCCAGGAACTTTTGACCCGGTTACCTTTGGCCACCTAGACATAGTTAGAAGGGGTCTAGAACTATTTCCAGAACTGATAGTTGGAATAGCCGAAAACCCAAAGAAGAAACCTCTTTTCACCCTACAGGAAAGAAAGGAAATGTTTGAAGAAAGCCTAAAAGAAGTTGGACTTGAAGGTAAAGTAAAAGTAAAAACCTTCAATTCTTTACTAGTAGAATTTGCGAAAAAGGAAGGGGCAGTAGCAATACTAAGGGGAATAAGAATCGTTTCAGATATGGACCATGAATTTACAATGGCTTCACTAAACAGGAAGCTCTACCCGGAAATTGAAACAGTCTTCTTAATGCCCTCAGACGACTACGCCTACCTCTCCTCCTCCGCAGTTAGAGAAATAGCCTCCTACGGGGGAGACGTTTCCCAGTTCGTAACAAAGGCGGTTGAAAGAAGACTTAAAGAAAAGTTTAAAAAGTGA
- the argB gene encoding acetylglutamate kinase, which translates to MEKMIEKVTTLLEALPYIKEFYGKTVVIKYGGNAMINEDLKEGFAQDVVLLKYVGINPVIVHGGGPQIGELLKKLNIESRFVGGMRVTDRETMNVVEMVLVGKVNKEIVKLINSHGGNAVGLSGKDGNLIVAEKIDHVKYLQEVNAPEIIDLGFVGRVKKVNPDIVNRLLESKFIPVIAPVGIGEDFEAYNINADLVAGEMAAALKAEKLIMLTDVEGIKNKEGELIKSLKRQELSKLISNGTISGGMIPKVKACEIALTGGVKKAHIIDGRVKHSILLEMFTQEGIGTEII; encoded by the coding sequence GTGGAAAAGATGATAGAAAAGGTAACAACTCTCTTAGAAGCCCTTCCCTACATAAAGGAATTCTACGGGAAGACGGTAGTCATTAAGTACGGCGGAAACGCCATGATTAACGAAGACCTAAAAGAAGGATTTGCTCAGGACGTAGTTTTACTCAAGTATGTAGGAATAAACCCCGTAATAGTCCACGGAGGGGGACCGCAGATAGGAGAACTCCTTAAAAAACTCAACATAGAGAGCCGCTTTGTAGGAGGAATGAGAGTAACTGATAGAGAGACTATGAACGTAGTTGAAATGGTTTTAGTTGGAAAAGTAAATAAGGAAATCGTCAAGCTGATCAACTCCCACGGAGGCAACGCTGTAGGTCTTTCAGGAAAAGATGGAAACTTAATAGTTGCAGAGAAAATAGACCACGTTAAATACCTACAGGAGGTAAATGCGCCGGAGATAATAGACCTGGGATTTGTAGGGAGGGTAAAGAAGGTTAACCCGGATATTGTAAACAGACTTCTAGAGTCTAAATTTATTCCTGTAATTGCTCCCGTCGGAATAGGCGAGGACTTTGAAGCCTACAACATAAATGCCGACCTTGTAGCCGGCGAGATGGCAGCGGCCTTAAAGGCCGAAAAGTTGATAATGTTAACCGATGTTGAGGGAATCAAAAATAAGGAAGGGGAACTCATAAAGAGCCTTAAACGTCAAGAGCTCAGCAAGCTTATCTCAAACGGAACTATATCTGGAGGAATGATTCCAAAGGTTAAAGCCTGTGAGATTGCCCTTACGGGGGGAGTTAAAAAGGCACACATAATAGATGGAAGGGTAAAACACTCAATTTTACTTGAAATGTTCACTCAAGAAGGTATAGGAACTGAGATAATTTAG
- a CDS encoding 4Fe-4S dicluster domain-containing protein, whose product MEFHIDRAKVLPKANVWEFLEGLKRRFKLIAPVKEGEKCSYKEISDVTTVELSYTRTVLPPKKYLLPYRRERFSYNPETMEFKTFNSIQEQVIFGVHSCDLHGISILDSVYLKENPDPRYLEVRKKTILIGLSCYPDEYCFCLSTGTAFPDGANWDLFLTDIGADYFVSIGSPKGDEIVLTLKNLFREIEKEDLELYKRSTRKKKEAFNRKELPDLERISQLIELEYDSPVWEEEAKKCLGCGTCTNVCPTCFCYTSVDIPDLEGKEVKRVEFVTSCQYPYYSLVAGGHYFKPTRTSRFRHRYYHKFVGFPYQVEKLGCVGCGRCSSECPAEISIVRTIKKLRGTDEKELREAVK is encoded by the coding sequence TTGGAATTCCACATAGATAGGGCAAAGGTCCTTCCTAAGGCTAATGTTTGGGAGTTCCTTGAGGGGTTAAAGAGGCGCTTTAAGCTGATAGCCCCTGTAAAAGAGGGGGAAAAGTGCTCATATAAAGAGATCTCCGATGTAACTACCGTTGAGTTAAGCTATACGAGAACGGTTCTACCTCCGAAAAAGTACCTCCTTCCCTACAGAAGGGAGAGGTTCTCTTATAACCCTGAAACTATGGAGTTTAAAACTTTTAACTCTATCCAGGAGCAAGTAATCTTTGGAGTTCACTCCTGTGACCTTCATGGAATTTCAATACTTGATTCAGTCTACCTAAAGGAAAACCCCGACCCCCGCTATTTAGAGGTCAGGAAGAAAACGATCCTCATCGGACTTTCCTGCTATCCAGATGAGTACTGTTTTTGCCTTTCAACTGGAACGGCCTTTCCGGACGGGGCAAACTGGGATCTTTTCCTAACTGATATAGGGGCTGATTACTTCGTTTCAATTGGGAGCCCTAAGGGGGACGAGATAGTTCTTACCTTAAAGAACCTATTTAGAGAAATTGAAAAGGAGGACTTGGAGCTCTACAAAAGGAGTACCCGTAAGAAGAAAGAAGCTTTTAATAGAAAGGAGCTTCCCGACCTTGAAAGGATTTCCCAGTTAATTGAGCTTGAGTACGACTCTCCGGTTTGGGAAGAGGAAGCTAAGAAGTGTTTAGGTTGCGGAACGTGTACTAACGTATGCCCTACCTGCTTCTGCTATACCAGCGTTGATATTCCCGACTTAGAAGGGAAAGAGGTTAAGAGGGTAGAGTTTGTTACTTCCTGTCAGTATCCTTACTACTCCTTGGTTGCAGGTGGACACTACTTTAAGCCGACAAGGACTTCCCGCTTTAGGCACCGTTATTACCACAAGTTTGTTGGCTTCCCTTACCAGGTTGAGAAGTTAGGCTGTGTCGGCTGTGGAAGGTGCAGTTCAGAGTGTCCAGCCGAAATAAGCATAGTGAGGACTATTAAGAAGTTGAGAGGAACGGATGAAAAAGAGCTTAGAGAAGCTGTTAAATAA
- a CDS encoding NADH:ubiquinone oxidoreductase — protein sequence MVKIGVIGLTGCSGCQCEILNCQDALLKLLSKVEISLFPLAKDDNLEDELDLLFVEGSVSTSLDRDWLLRLRERTKVLVAVGSCACYGGVQAQRNDEVQIEEMVKEVYGSWKLPFEVFKPSPVSEFVKVDYFLPGCPLDKKQFVYTVSFLLNGVKPFFPKIPVCHECKLSENECLLLKGIPCQGPVTYAGCGAPCTSKGVGCQGCRGDCDFPNHEEIISILTKKGLSYEDALKFLKVFRGNTFRVRRVDEKGA from the coding sequence ATGGTGAAAATAGGAGTTATTGGTCTAACGGGATGTTCAGGTTGTCAGTGCGAAATACTTAATTGTCAAGATGCCCTTTTGAAGTTGCTTTCAAAGGTTGAGATTTCCCTCTTTCCCCTTGCAAAGGATGACAACTTAGAGGATGAGCTTGACCTCTTATTCGTTGAGGGGTCAGTTTCAACGTCCCTTGACAGGGATTGGCTTTTGAGACTTAGGGAGAGGACAAAGGTCCTCGTTGCTGTTGGTTCCTGTGCCTGCTACGGGGGAGTCCAAGCCCAGAGGAACGATGAAGTTCAGATTGAGGAGATGGTAAAAGAGGTTTACGGTAGTTGGAAACTTCCTTTTGAGGTCTTTAAGCCCTCTCCCGTTTCTGAGTTTGTAAAAGTTGATTACTTCCTACCTGGGTGTCCTTTAGATAAAAAGCAGTTTGTCTATACTGTTTCATTTCTTCTTAACGGGGTCAAGCCTTTCTTTCCAAAGATTCCCGTCTGTCATGAGTGTAAACTTTCGGAGAACGAGTGTCTCCTTTTAAAGGGAATTCCTTGTCAAGGGCCCGTTACTTATGCTGGGTGTGGAGCTCCCTGCACTTCAAAGGGAGTAGGATGCCAGGGCTGTAGGGGGGACTGTGACTTTCCAAACCACGAGGAGATTATCTCCATACTTACAAAGAAAGGACTTTCCTACGAAGATGCCCTTAAGTTCTTGAAGGTCTTTAGAGGGAATACCTTCAGAGTGAGGAGAGTAGATGAAAAAGGAGCTTAA